The following proteins come from a genomic window of Corynebacterium hansenii:
- a CDS encoding nucleoside hydrolase, producing the protein MSASNAPDRRPRTIILDCDPGHDDAVAILLAAGDPAIDLKGITTIGGNQTLEKVTRNARTVLTIAGIADVPVYAGCTRPLVREGVVAAEVHGDSGMDVHGYALPEPTVPLDDVHAVDFIIDTIMSEPPGTVTLVPTGPLTNIAMAARKEPAIVDRVAEVVLMGGGYHEGNKTAVAEFNICVDPEAAHIVFNERWPLTMVGLDLTHQALATPEVEERIKAIGSDTADFVVGLIGFFREAYRENQGFDDPPVHDPCAVAYLIDPAVVSTQKVPLDVELCGALTTGMTVADFRPPIPEDCTTQVAVKLDHGKFWDMVEAAIRAVPGR; encoded by the coding sequence ATGTCCGCCAGCAACGCGCCCGACCGCCGACCCCGAACGATCATCCTCGACTGCGATCCCGGCCACGACGACGCCGTGGCCATCCTCCTGGCCGCCGGCGACCCGGCGATCGACCTGAAGGGGATCACGACCATCGGCGGCAACCAGACGCTCGAAAAGGTCACCCGCAACGCCCGCACCGTCCTGACCATCGCCGGAATCGCCGACGTTCCCGTCTACGCCGGCTGCACGCGCCCCCTCGTCCGCGAGGGCGTCGTCGCCGCGGAGGTCCACGGGGACTCCGGCATGGACGTGCACGGTTACGCCCTGCCCGAGCCGACGGTGCCGCTTGACGACGTCCATGCGGTCGACTTCATCATCGACACGATCATGTCCGAGCCGCCCGGGACGGTGACGCTGGTGCCCACGGGGCCGCTGACGAACATCGCCATGGCCGCGCGCAAGGAACCCGCCATCGTTGACCGCGTCGCCGAAGTGGTGCTCATGGGCGGCGGCTACCACGAGGGCAACAAGACCGCCGTCGCCGAATTCAACATCTGCGTCGACCCCGAAGCCGCGCACATCGTCTTCAATGAGCGTTGGCCGCTGACCATGGTCGGCCTGGACCTCACGCACCAGGCGCTGGCGACGCCCGAGGTGGAGGAGCGGATCAAGGCCATCGGCTCCGACACCGCTGACTTCGTGGTCGGCCTGATCGGGTTCTTCCGCGAGGCGTACCGCGAGAACCAGGGGTTCGACGACCCGCCGGTGCATGATCCGTGCGCCGTGGCGTACCTCATCGACCCCGCGGTGGTGTCCACGCAAAAGGTGCCGCTGGACGTCGAGCTCTGCGGCGCACTGACCACGGGCATGACCGTGGCCGACTTCCGGCCGCCGATCCCGGAGGATTGCACAACCCAGGTGGCGGTGAAGCTCGACCACGGGAAGTTCTGGGACATGGTCGAGGCCGCGATCCGGGCGGTGCCCGGCCGCTGA
- a CDS encoding lipase family protein — protein MAVPQSLSLSESAADFSGANAFYMPPEQIPSTPGSVIRSEPMQLAITLPNTGAPWPGKAKRFMYTSTTQHGDPVAVTGMEFEPIAEWKGEGPRPTVVMGSGTIGQGDQCAPSRLAPTMLGLDPAQPSIGLNYELLFANTLLADGVRVVMSDYIGLGTPGMHTYMNRLDQGHALLDAARAIPELTGEAKAPVAFWGYSQGGGAAASAAELAGTYAPDVDVRGTFAGAPPANLAKVAGAVENTLIVGVLGYTINGLLERYPEHRGEVDELMNPIGDAVLTTTARQCLADSAISLGPIGPTVPNATSLLTTDGSSLTQVIETNPRLRAMVDDQYIGTMAPNAPVFVANNVTDDVIPHDQAEELARHWSDLGADVEFRSIPLPPALPGSVLGHAIPMFEGFETAKDWIMERFGVTSTTGSAGSSGSGSGSASSPSNVSADEVGGTGGDEAGADGAGETPSNPADGVADRPRR, from the coding sequence ATGGCCGTCCCCCAGAGCCTGTCGCTTTCGGAGAGCGCCGCCGATTTCTCCGGCGCGAACGCGTTTTACATGCCGCCGGAGCAGATCCCGTCGACGCCGGGGTCGGTGATCCGATCCGAGCCCATGCAGCTGGCCATCACGCTTCCCAACACCGGCGCCCCGTGGCCCGGCAAGGCGAAGCGGTTCATGTACACGTCGACCACGCAGCACGGCGATCCCGTGGCCGTGACCGGCATGGAGTTCGAACCCATCGCCGAGTGGAAGGGCGAAGGGCCCCGCCCGACGGTGGTCATGGGTTCGGGCACCATCGGCCAGGGCGACCAGTGCGCCCCGTCGCGCCTCGCCCCCACCATGCTCGGCCTGGATCCGGCGCAACCGTCGATCGGCCTGAACTACGAGCTGTTGTTCGCCAACACCCTGTTGGCCGACGGCGTCCGCGTGGTCATGTCCGACTACATCGGTTTGGGCACCCCGGGCATGCACACGTACATGAATCGCCTGGATCAGGGGCATGCGCTTCTCGACGCCGCCCGCGCCATCCCGGAGCTCACCGGCGAGGCGAAGGCGCCCGTGGCGTTCTGGGGCTACTCCCAGGGCGGAGGTGCCGCGGCCTCCGCCGCCGAGTTGGCCGGCACGTACGCACCCGACGTCGACGTCCGCGGCACGTTCGCCGGTGCGCCGCCGGCGAATCTGGCGAAGGTCGCCGGCGCCGTGGAGAACACCCTCATCGTCGGCGTGCTGGGTTACACCATCAACGGCCTGCTCGAGCGGTACCCGGAGCACCGCGGGGAAGTCGATGAGCTGATGAACCCGATCGGCGACGCGGTGCTGACGACCACGGCGCGGCAGTGCCTGGCCGACAGCGCCATCTCGTTGGGCCCCATCGGCCCGACCGTCCCGAACGCCACGTCCCTGCTGACCACCGACGGATCGAGCCTCACGCAGGTCATCGAGACGAACCCGCGCCTGCGCGCGATGGTCGACGACCAGTACATCGGCACGATGGCGCCGAACGCGCCGGTGTTCGTGGCCAACAACGTCACCGACGACGTCATTCCCCACGACCAGGCCGAGGAGCTCGCCCGGCATTGGTCGGACCTCGGCGCGGACGTCGAGTTCCGCTCCATTCCGCTGCCGCCGGCGCTTCCGGGCAGCGTCCTCGGCCACGCCATCCCGATGTTCGAGGGCTTCGAAACCGCCAAGGACTGGATCATGGAGCGCTTCGGGGTGACCTCGACGACCGGCTCGGCGGGCAGCTCGGGTTCGGGGTCCGGCTCCGCGTCGTCGCCGTCGAACGTGTCCGCCGATGAGGTCGGCGGCACGGGCGGAGACGAGGCGGGGGCGGACGGCGCGGGCGAAACTCCGTCGAACCCCGCCGATGGGGTGGCCGACCGGCCGAGGCGCTAG